A genomic window from Triticum urartu cultivar G1812 chromosome 7, Tu2.1, whole genome shotgun sequence includes:
- the LOC125520648 gene encoding serine/threonine-protein kinase PBL36-like, with product MKVVLGAAKGLAFLHVGPKPVIYRDFKTSNILIDAEYNSKLSDFGLAKAGPQGDKTHVSTRVLGTYGYAAPEYVMTGHLTTKSDVYSFGVVLLEVLTGRRSVDKKRPPGEQNLVAWARPYLSDRRRLYQLVDPRLGLNYSVRGVQKVAQICHHCLNRDSKSRPMMDEVVKHLTPLQDLNDMAAVSYRPRSSPRGKARR from the exons ATGAAGGTTGTTCTTGGTGCTGCTAAAGGTCTAGCCTTCCTACATGTTGGTCCCAAACCAGTTATTTACAGGGATTTTAAGACATCAAATATTCTTATCGATGCG GAGTACAATTCAAAACTTTCAGATTTTGGGCTCGCAAAAGCTGGTCCCCAAGGTGATAAAACCCATGTCTCTACTCGAGTTCTTGGCACCTATGGCTATGCTGCGCCCGAGTATGTAATGACAG GCCACTTAACAACCAAGAGCGACGTATATAGCTTCGGAGTCGTGCTGCTGGAGGTGCTGACTGGCAGGAGATCAGTGGACAAGAAGCGACCTCCAGGGGAGCAGAACCTCGTTGCATGGGCGAGGCCGTATCTGAGCGACCGGCGAAGGCTCTATCAGCTCGTAGACCCTCGCCTGGGACTGAACTATTCCGTCAGAGGTGTTCAGAAGGTTGCCCAGATCTGCCACCACTGCCTCAACCGTGACAGCAAGTCGCGCCCGATGATGGACGAGGTTGTCAAGCATCTGACGCCGCTGCAGGACCTTAACGACATGGCCGCCGTGTCGTATAGGCCCCGGTCATCACCCCGTG GAAAGGCGCGGCGGTGA
- the LOC125520828 gene encoding 36.4 kDa proline-rich protein-like encodes MAPHWHWDRALSGRPGAMASLARVCSLLLVGVAVVLLLPGTYGWHESNCPPGHGGGGGGGDPGHHHPPHHGKPPKHHHGPPSGHKCPPCHPPPTPRPPPTPPYGPPTPLPPPYVPPTPSPPPYTPPTPPYIPPSPPYVPPTPLPPPYVPPYVPPTPPYTPPYVPPTPPYTPSPPYVPPTPPYVPPPSPGPGRKTCPIDALKLNACVDVLSGLVHLVIGREARSKCCPLVQGVADLDAALCLCTTIRARVLNINIYLPVALRLLITCGKHPPNGFQCPTDLDA; translated from the coding sequence ATGGCACCGCATTGGCATTGGGATCGCGCACTGTCCGGACGCCCCGGCGCCATGGCCAGCCTTGCCAGAGTGTGTTCGCTACTGCTTGTTGGCGTCGCCGTCGTCCTGCTCCTGCCCGGCACGTACGGGTGGCACGAGAGCAACTGCCCGCCGGGAcatggcggtggtggtggtggtggtgatcCTGGACACCACCACCCGCCCCACCACGGCAAGCCGCCCAAGCACCACCACGGCCCTCCGTCGGGCCACAAATGCCCGCCGTGCCACCCGCCGCCGACGCCGCGTCCACCGCCGACTCCACCATACGGCCCTCCTACGCCACTGCCACCGCCGTACGTGCCGCCCACGCCGAGCCCACCGCCCTACACCCCGCCGACGCCACCGTACATTCCTCCAAGTCCGCCGTACGTGCCACCAACGCCACTTCCACCGCCATACGTGCCACCATACGTCCCGCCGACGCCGCCATACACTCCGCCCTACGTCCCGCCAACTCCACCATACACGCCGTCACCGCCCTACGTGCCACCGACACCGCCCTAcgtgccgccgccgtcgccggggCCGGGGAGGAAGACGTGCCCGATCGACGCGCTGAAGCTGAACGCGTGCGTGGACGTGCTGAGCGGGCTGGTGCACCTGGTGATCGGGCGGGAGGCGCGGAGCAAGTGCTGCCCGCTGGTGCAGGGGGTGGCGGACCTGGACGCGGCGCTGTGCCTCTGCACCACCATCCGGGCGCGGGTGCTCAACATCAACATCTACCTCCCCGTGGCGCTCCGGCTGCTCATCACCTGCGGCAAGCACCCGCCCAACGGCTTCCAGTGCCCCACCGACCTCGACGCCTAG